A window of Fusarium falciforme chromosome 1, complete sequence genomic DNA:
TAGTAGCTGGCTtaggaggttgatgatgtgtCGGCAGGCGTCTTCGACTATGGGTGATTCGGGGATATCGAGGTCTGTTGTTGGTGGCCTTGGGGAGGTTGAGTCAAGAAGTGACATCTTGCGGAACATGTAGATGATGGAGGTGTAGCCTGTGAAGAGGACATCGACCACCACCCATATGTCTTGCTCCTTTTCAGGAGCATCTGCCATCCATTCATTCTGCCATGATGTCAGTCGCTGGTCGTCATGAGAATATGGTTGTAGACTTACTAATTGCCACTCGTCAAAAATCTGTTGCATTTCAAGACAGAGCTCCTCCGTCTTGGCCATTATCTCGGACTTGGTGGTATTCTTTGGATCATCCAGCATGGCAAAGAACCGAGCAATAACCAGACTGACCCGAGAGCTAGCGAGGAATGCTGTGGACTGTATCCCTTGGAGAGGGGGCCCCGAATCAGCATCCAGCCATGGCAAGTTGACCTTCCAGGGATTGTTTGTAATGGCAGGCGGTGTGTTAAGGACTAGTCGAAAGAATAGGTCGATCTGTATCACCTCCCAGAAACCTCTTCTTTCATCGTCACATTTGTCCCCCAGAAAAGTGGCGTCGGcatcgtcgccgtcgaggtTGTGCAAGTTGAGAGCTTGACAAGACTCGCAAGCGTGCTTGAACATTCTCCAAGCCAGATCGTAATCGAAGAATTCGGCGGCCACACGGGTCTACATGGTTAGAAGACTGAACCGATGATAAAAAGTGGTATCTTACCACACAGAGGGCTGCAAGAAGGTCAGTTATTGACCCTGAAGCTTCTCGCTCCCAAAGGGGGATGGCGCGAAGACATCCTAGGTAGCTGGCGTTCATGTAGTCAATGCCGACGACTGAGGAGATGTTACTGGCTTTTAGACTGCAGCCATGGTACATGACGGTGTAGTAGATGACAAGGATGACGGGGTCGACATGGATATGGGGGAGGTCGATAATGTCAGGTATCATCTGAATCACCCGTCGCTCGAATAAGCCGAGGAACATGCATGCCGGCATATGTTCAAAGTAATCTGCAAGTGTTAGCGATAAGCAGGGAGTTGGTGCAAGGCCACCTACTCTCAACCCAGGTCTTGGCCAGGTCTGTTGGGATGGCGATGGAATCTGTGATTACAGCCGACCCAAAGGCCCGTCTTCGCCTTTCCTGGACCTGATCGACAGCATCCTTCAAGACGGTCATGGCATCCATCTCCTGGCGAGGGTTGTGAGGCGTTGTGACGCATGAGTCGCGACCATTGATGGTGGTGGACGCACATGGCGACGAGCTTGACGAGGCATTCCCAGGAATTGATGCTGGTGTACAGGGATTGATGACTGAAGTTGAGGAGGCATTCTGGGCTTCAAGGCGCTGCAGACGGTCGAGTATGGCGGTCAATGCAGGACCGGAACTGGGTGATCTTGGGGATACAGAAACATCAACAACGAGTAATTGGGTGTGCAAGATGAGATACTTACAAGGCAGGGTCAATTAGACAACGCGTGGTCCTCCTTTTGGCCCGGACAGGGTAGACGCATTCCAAGTCCTGTAAACTGCACCGACCACACTGGGGCATAACACGATTACAGCGGACCTTGCGTTCTTTGCATCTCATACACTCGGAGGCTAGGTCAGCGAATAGTCCGAATGCGGGGAGGGGAGAGTCATCGGGGCATGATCCTTGGGGGAGTAGCTCACCGAAAGACGGTTGAGCTCGTCCGGGCCCGCCATGGCTGAGTTTGACATTTGAGATCTACCGATCTGATAAGAGACGGGGAGAACAATGGACCTTGGCGGGTGGCGGACGAGACGAGGGCGAACCGGAGATTCGGCGTGGGGAAATTCCCGCAGGCGGCCGGTACTGTAGGTATGTACGGCAGGGCAGGTCTAAATACGAGGTTTTCACTGGCTTACAGGCGGCAAACAAATCTCGAAGGGCGGCGTCGAGAGATGAGCACAGTCACGGATGGAGATAGAGGTTGGCCGCGGGCGGTTCTGGGGGTTGATGAAGGAGTTTGGGGATCCAAGGTATGACTCTATGGATACGGGGGAGAAGCCATCGACGCCACTAGCAGCAAGCCTGCTCGGGTTACTACTCGATCGGGTAATTCGTCGAGAGGCCAAAGTCTTGGCAAAGTCCGAAAGTCCGGCTAGAGGGTGGCATGTTGGCCCGGACATTCGGTCTTTGAATGTCCGAATACCCTCACTTGTATCCACCATATCCACAAGAATGTCCCGTGGTAAATCTTGACATGGGGTATTGTGGATTTTGTCTTGAGAATTTTCATATTTCGCTAGAGTAATCAATTGAGCTTATTCGAAGGGGCTACGGTTGACAAATCCACTTAGTTGTGTAGTTTACGCAATTGATATTTCTTCATTtgactatatataagagacttCCTCAATTGCATCAAATCTTATCTTCAATCTAATCACTGCTTCTAATCTTGGTCCATTGACAACTCCAAACACCAACCGCCATGGGATCCGGTGCCCAATTGGAACAAGGGGTCGGTCCCATGAACTCCCCTATCCGCGCCTCTCACGATGACTCGACATCAGCATGCACCGAAGTTTGCAACGAAAAGACAACCTCTGACACTGAAATCGAGGATCTGGAAGAAAACATCAACGAAGAAATGCTGGAGCTAGCACGTCGCCTCACCACCCAGTCTCAAGCAGCCCCTGGAACTCTCTTCCCTCAATTGGACGGACCGTTGAACCCCAAGAGCCCAGACTTTAACGCAAAGAAATGGGCGAAAGCGTTCTACGAGCTGCGGACCGACACTTCAGAGGGAAACCCACCAAGAACGACTGGTGTGGCGTTTAGGAACCTGAATGTGTTTGGGTTTGGCACGGATACGGATTTTCAAAAGAGCGTGGGCAACATCTTTCTCGAAGCTGGCACGATAGCCAAGAAGCTTCTACACGACAAGCAGAGGCGGGTGGATATCTTGCAGGATCTGGAGGGGTTGCTGCATAGTGGTGAGATGCTTGCTGTGCTGGGGCCCCCTGGTTCTGGCTGTTCGACCTTCCTCAAGACGATTGCTGGTGACACTCACGGTTTCCATATCGACGATGGTTCTGAGATCAATTATTCTGGTATCCGACCGGAAGAGATGAGATCGGCTTTCCGAGGTGAAGCCATCTACACAGCCGAAGTCGACCATCACTTTGCGCATCTGACTGTTGGCGACACGCTCTACTTTGCTGCCCGAGCCCGATGTCCCAAGAACATCCCCGAAGGCATCACACGCAACGAATACGCCGAGCACCTACGAGACGTCACCATGGCCATGTTTGGCATCTCGCACACCAAGAACACGCGGGTGGGCGACGACTTTGTCAGGGGCGTCAGCGGCGGCGAGAGGAAGCGCGTGACCATCGCCGAGGCGGCACTGAGCTACTCACCACTTCAATGCTGGGACAACAGCACGAGAGGACTTGATAGTGCTAATGCACTCGAGTTTTGTCGGACTTTGAGAACGCAAGCTGATGTGATTGGGTGCACTTCTGCCGTTGCTATCTATCAGGCGTCTCAGGATGCTTATGATGTGAGTCGACAGATATGCTGGTCTTGTTCCTTTGCTAACAGATGTGCTAGGTCTTCGATAAGGTTCTTGTCTTGTATCAGGGACGGCAAATCTTCTTTGGCAAGACGACTGAAGCAAAGGCCTACTTTGAAGGTCTCGGCTTTGTCTGTCCTGAACAGCAAACCACAGCTGATTTCCTGACCTCGATGACAAGCCATCAAGAACGAGTCATCCGACCCGGCTGGGAAGGAAAAGCCCCACGATCGCCCGACGAATTTGCCCAAGCTTGGAAGAACAGCACCCACAGACGGCGTCtcctggccgagatggacgacTATCTCGAGCAGCACCCCCTTGGAGGCGAGCACTACGAAAAGTTTGTCATGTCCCGCAAGATGGACCAGTCCAAGGCTCAGCGGCTCAAGTCGCCCTTTACGCTGTCATACATGGAGCAGATGCGCCTCACGCTTGGTCGTAGCTGGGTGATGCTCAAGGCAGATCCCAGTGTGACGATAACGCTTCTGTGCTGCAACCTGGTTGAGTCTCTTGTCATTTCCAGCATCTTTTACAACCTTCCTGAGAACACGGGGGCCTTTTTCAAGCGTGGACTGCTCATCTTCTTTATCCTCTTGATGAACGCGTACAACAACATCCTTGAGATCATGACCCTCTACGCAAAGAGAAACATTGTCGAAAAGCACGCCCGCTACGCCCTGTACCACCCAAGCGCCGAGGCTCTGTCGTCCATGGTGGTGGATTTGCCGTACAagatcttcaacaccatcatgaTGAACACGACCATGTACTTCATGGGTAACCTTCGTCGGGATCCGGGacatttcttcttctttctcttgttCTCCTTTACCATCACGATGAGTTTCTCGATGCTGTTCCGACTGATTGCGTCTCTCACAAAGACAATCGCTGCGGCACTGGCTCGAGCTTCTATCCTACTCCTGGTTATTGCTCTGTACACTGGATTTGCTATCCCACCGCAGTACATGCCGGTTTGGATCGGATGGATTCGCTGGGTGAACCCTACCTTTTACGGTCTCGAGAGCCTCTTCATCAACGAGTACGGTGGAAGAGAATACCCTTGCTCAAACTTTGTGCCAGATGGGCCTGAGTATGGGGATGTTTCACCACTGTCGCGAGCCTGTAATGTTCAAGGGTCGGTGCCAGGAGAGAGCTTTGTTCGTGGATCTAATTACATCTCCTCGACATATGGCTACAATGACTCTCACAAGTGGCGCAACTTTGCAGTTGTCATTGCTTTTACCGTCCTATTCATGGGCCTTCATCTGCTGGCCACGGAGACGATTGCCTCGGAGAGATCCAAGGGCGAGGTCCTGGTGTTTACGCGAAAGGGGATCAAGAAGCACTCTCCCAAGATTTGTGAAGACGAGGAAGCAGGCAGCCATGGAAAGCCGCAGCAGAACCACAACGACGACTCTGGGGAGGTTACAGATGTCGAGAAGCAGACGTCCGTCTTTCACTGGAGGGATGTGTGCTACGATATCAAGATCAAGGGCGAACCACGGAGGATTCTGGATCACGTTGATGGTTGGGTCAAACCCGGGACCCTGACTGCTCTAATGGTAAGTGATGAGCTGAATTTGAGGTTGCTTTAACTGACACGACATGACAGGGAGCTTCAGGAGCCGGCAAAACCACTCTGCTCGATGTTCTCGCTAGTCGAGTCACAATGGGTGTCGTCACTGGAGACATGCTTGTTGACGGAAAGCTACGCGATGAATCGTTTCAACGCAAGACGGGTTACGTCCAGCAGCAAGATCTTCACGTCCACACCCAGACCGTCAGGGAAGCCCTCAATTTCAGCGCTCTTCTTCGTCAACCCGCGAAGTACACCCGACAGGAGAAGCTAGACTATGTGGACACCGTCATTAACCTCCTCGATATGCAAGAGTACTCagatgccatcatcggcgTGCCGGGCGAGGGTCTCAACGTTGAACAACGCAAGAGACTTACTATTGGAGTCGAACTAGCTGCACGACCACAGTTGCTCTTGTTCCTGGACGAACCGACTTCTGGTCTCGATAGTCAGACGTCGTGGTCTATCTGCAACCTGATGGAAAAGTTGACCAAGAACGGCCAGGCCATCCTGTGTACGATCCATCAACCGTCAGCTATGCTTTTCCAACGGTTCGACCGCTTGCTGCTTCTGTCTCGTGGAAAGACCATCTACTTTGGAGACGTTGGAAGAAATTCCAAAGTCCTTGTCGACTACTTTGTCCGCAATGGAGGACCGAAGTGCCCAGCTGGAGCGAACCCGGCCGAGTATATGCTCGAGGTTATTGGTGCTGCGCCAGGAGCTCACACGGACATTGACTGGCCTGAAGTTTGGCGGAACTCGCCGGAGCATACACAGGTTCAGCAAGAGCTCAGTCGACTTGTCGCCGAAGGAAGCTCGCACGTTCTTGGAAGCGCGGCTCCGGATGTGACAGAGTACAACGAGTTTGCTGCGCCTTCCAAGGTGCAGTATCTAGAGGTCACCAAAAGGTTGTTCCAGCAGTACTGGCGCAGCCCTGGGTACATCTACTCCAAGGTCATCCTGTCAGCTGGTGCAGTAAGTATTCCCGATTCACGAGTTTACCTCCTGCAACAGACTAACCCTTTCTAGTCTCTCTTCATTGGACTGTCGTTCCTGAACGGCAAGAACACGGAGCGAGGCCTCCAGAACCAGATGTTTGGCGTCATGATCTTCCTCACCATCTTTACCCAGATCGTTCAGCAGATGCTGCCCGATTTTGTGGCTCAACGTACAATGTACGAAGCCCGAGAGCGTCCTTCAAAGACGTATTCTTGGAAGGCTTTCTTGGTGTCGACCATCCTGGTGGAAGCTGCTTGGAACTCAGTAAGAAAGAGCCCATTCCATCTAAGTACCAAAGCACTGACAGAGAGTAGTTGATGGCTGTACTTTCATTCGTTTGTTGGTACTTCCCAACTGGGATGTATCGCAATGGTTACGCGACTGATGCGGTTGATGCTCGAAACGTGACCATGTTTCTGCATGTCTGGATGTTCTTTATGTTTACGAGTACCTTTGCGCACATGATCATTGCAGGTTTCGAGACTGCAGAGGTTGCAGGTGGACTAGTGACTCTGATCATGATCATGATTTTCTCTTTCTGCGGGTATGTATTCTTGCTGTTCAAGAACTGGATAGTTACTAACTCTCAATAGTATTTTGGCATCACCAGATGACCTCCCAGGTTTCTGGATCTTCATGTACCGACTTTCACCCTTCACCTACGTAGTGGAAGGCCTCCTGGGAACGTCAATGGCCAACGCAGAAGCAAGCTGCGAGCCAAACGAGTTGATCAAGTTTGACGCCCCCAACGGCACCACGTGCGGCGACTACCTGAAGTCATACCTCTCAGACGTGGGCGGCTACGTTACAAATCCTCAGGCAGGCAACGGCGGTGCTTGTGAGTACTGCACCATTTCTGACACGAACACTTTCTTGGAGGGCATGAGCATGAGCTTTGATCATCGGTGGAGGAACTTTGGCATCATGTGGGGTTATTGCATTTTCAACATTGCGGCGGCGTTGGGCATTTATTGGCTTGCTAGGGTTCCGAAGAACAAAAAGGCGAAGAGGGAATAGAATAGAATGGCTGGATAATGTTGACGGGATAAATGGGGAAAAGTAGACTGGGAATAGACTGTTGTCTCGGGTGGCAACTTGTTACCTTGCGGTGACACATAGGAGGCGCGCATAATAAGAGAGAAATACAGTGGTGAGAACGGTATCACGTTCCGCGTCTCATATAATGAGAAAATATAATCCCCAAGCGTGGTTTACTGTGAACAGATGCTGTATCTGGAAGTCAAGGGATACCAGAGCAAAGTGCAAGTGCAGTACCCATGCCTAACTCCAAACCTGTGACCTTGTCTCGGCAATCTAAGATCTAAGAGAGAGTAGATACACTGGCGGAGCACTTGTAGATCTTGTACTCTACTGCTTGCTTCTCCTCTCACCCTGAACCGAGCCCTGTAGGTTGGTATTGATGAGATAGCTTGACGACTATCTCGAGAGGGCCCCTGAACACTCAAGGATTTGATGGAATAGAAGCGAATGTGGTGTTTTTGGTCCCTAACTAATGTGATGTACTAACATAAGAATGTGATGTGGCAATATGCTACTGGTGCTTCAGAGCCTCCTCCAAAATGTGTCCCACAGCAATCTCAAgagccttcttggtctcatAGGTTCCCGCGCCCTCTGCCGTCACTTCATTCATATCAAAGGGCACCTTGAAGCTCTGATATCGCTCCAGGTACTTCTGAGCATCGGCATCATTGTTGGTACGTTCAACCAAGTCCTTGTTGAGTTCGTAAAGCTGATGAGATCGAGTCTTGTTAGCCATTTTTCATGACgtgagaagaacaagaataCTAACCTCATTTGTCCAGTTTGCGTTACTTTCGGCATGCTGCTCGGCGAGGTTGTGGCTCACCTGCAGACGTTCCTTGATCTGTGCAATAGACCATTAGTATTTATCTTTGGAGATCCATGAAGCGGTGGGAAATCTtacctcggcctcggtcaACTCGAAGCCCTCGGCCTTCATCGCCGAGATGAATTCATCCTGGTTCCCGGGTTGCTCCAAGAAGGACGTGACCTGCTCGACCAGGTACAAGTCGTCGATAATGGGGCGCATATCCCCGAACAAGACCATGCCtgtctccctctcctccttgaaCTTCTTGGCGTGGCCCTTTTAGAGTGTGAGCTGGTGGTCAATACCCATCAATGGAAGACATACCACATAGAAAAACTTGAAGAGGGTGGACCATCCCAAGCCGATGGCATCCTTGATGCCAGCGTTTCCGGCACCTCCAATGTCGCCCCATCGCCacctcttctccttggcccaTTTACCAAACTGCCTCTTTGTAGCATCGTAGGCAGTGTAGGCGTACCAAAAGCAGTGGTGACCGAGTTTCGAATACGCGCCACCCACAAGAGTAGTAGCGGCCAAGATTTCGGCAATCTCCAGTACAGTTGGTCTCTTGTCGGCATCCTCCCCGGACTCGCCTCCAAAGATCAGCGAGGTCAGGGGAAGAGGCAAGTCCTCACCGTGCTTGCTGCCAGTCGCCTTGGTCTCAACTGGACCAAAGGTGACCCAGTCAAGGTCGGTTTCATTGCCCCGTTCAGCGTAGACTCTTGCGCGCTCTTTGCTGCCAGTCTCTTCCACGACGAACTGGACATACTCGTGTTTCCACGTTGAGTTCAGATCTTTGACGCGTGTAAGGGACACGACACGGCAGTTGGCATACTTGTCCTTGCTGGCCCGTAGCAACTCTGCCCATTCCCGCGTGGGTTTGACAGACCTCTTGTCAGTGAAAAGATAATCGATAGAAGCCTTGACCATGTTGACTATGGGGTGATTGAGCTTAGAGATGACTGAGTGTTTTTTGAGTTAGAGCAATATTGACAGAGAATGCTCCCATAATTATAGCCTTGATATTGAGCTCCGCCTCAACTGCTGCAACCCTCGAATGCCCTCTTCCTGTAAAGCCTGCGCAAACAGTCCTCGGTACTATGCAAAGCAATCGGTCTATTGAGCTTGGCGGATCCATTTGCGTCTAGACTCTTCACGAGCGAATGTATTGTGTGACTGGTCAACAAATGCGCAGG
This region includes:
- a CDS encoding Zn(2)-C6 fungal-type domain-containing protein codes for the protein MSNSAMAGPDELNRLSCMRCKERKVRCNRVMPQCGRCSLQDLECVYPVRAKRRTTRCLIDPALSPSSGPALTAILDRLQRLEAQNASSTSVINPCTPASIPGNASSSSSPCASTTINGRDSCVTTPHNPRQEMDAMTVLKDAVDQVQERRRRAFGSAVITDSIAIPTDLAKTWVENYFEHMPACMFLGLFERRVIQMIPDIIDLPHIHVDPVILVIYYTVMYHGCSLKASNISSVVGIDYMNASYLGCLRAIPLWEREASGSITDLLAALCVTRVAAEFFDYDLAWRMFKHACESCQALNLHNLDGDDADATFLGDKCDDERRGFWEVIQIDLFFRLVLNTPPAITNNPWKVNLPWLDADSGPPLQGIQSTAFLASSRVSLVIARFFAMLDDPKNTTKSEIMAKTEELCLEMQQIFDEWQLNEWMADAPEKEQDIWVVVDVLFTGYTSIIYMFRKMSLLDSTSPRPPTTDLDIPESPIVEDACRHIINLLSQLLVIYPYVETMTTLFGAYRCFVAYAYLANSILQAEDPQSCMKDAESLERLGNQSALLARGQKDIVPLVRAMQTINEEIRRKIGK